A genomic window from Prunus persica cultivar Lovell chromosome G2, Prunus_persica_NCBIv2, whole genome shotgun sequence includes:
- the LOC18786201 gene encoding CASP-like protein 4D1 has translation MSETAATIEEAAPPPPPRPPPPSYSSASLRLASLILRIFTFLLLLISLIVLCTNTVDVYLQKLRFQDIYAYRYMLSTIVIGTAYSLLQLALSIHNVVSGQDGILLLDFFGDKLISYLLASGTGAGFAITVDTKRLTDADPLFDMIDIREFYDKAYASASLLLLAFCCTAMLSIISSYTLPKKV, from the exons ATGTCAGAAACAGCTGCAACAATAGAAGAAGctgcaccaccaccaccaccacggCCGCCGCCACCATCTTATTCATCTGCATCTTTACGGCTTGCTTCTCTAATATTGAGGATCTTTACCTTCCTTCTCTTATTAATATCCCTAATAGTGCTTTGCACCAACACCGTGGATGTTTATCTGCAGAAACTTAGATTTCAGGATATTTATGCCTACCG ATACATGCTTTCCACAATCGTCATTGGCACTGCATATTCTCTCTTGCAACTTGCATTGTCAATCCATAATGTCGTAAGTGGCCAGGACGGCATTCTCCTACTCGACTTCTTTGGTGACAAG TTGATATCATACCTTCTAGCAAGTGGTACTGGAGCAGGGTTTGCCATAACTGTAGACACAAAGAGATTGACGGATGCAGATCCTCTATTTGATATGATTGACATTCGCGAATTTTATGACAAGGCATATGCATCAGCTAGCCTCCTTCTCCTCGCATTTTGCTGCACTGCCATGTTATCCATCATCTCTTCCTATACACTCCCGAAGAAAGTTTGA
- the LOC18785950 gene encoding CASP-like protein 4D1: MESQRQVSVLPQKTSRFAILGLRVLTTILLVVPLAILVSNVLSVDRDQKYHFYDFVPYRYMAASSVIGIAFSVFQTGVAVVRLRRENHGNILLDFYCDKVMSTLLATGSVAGFVMTAQLQKQWGEAVSDYYHKYFKRSYAADGLVFLAFVCTFILSVLSSYALPKKF, encoded by the exons ATGGAATCACAGAGACAAGTTTCAGTGCTTCCTCAAAAAACTTCCCGATTTGCCATTCTTGGGCTGAGGGTCCTCACCACCATTTTACTGGTTGTGCCACTCGCCATCCTCGTCTCCAATGTTCTCTCAGTCGACAGGGATCAAAAATATCACTTTTATGATTTTGTGCCTTACCG ATACATGGCTGCCTCAAGTGTTATTGGAATTGCATTTTCAGTCTTCCAAACTGGAGTTGCAGTTGTCCGCCTCAGAAGAGAAAATCATGGGAACATCTTACTTGATTTCTATTGCGACAAG GTTATGTCAACTCTATTAGCTACTGGATCTGTTGCAGGATTTGTTATGACTGCACAATTACAGAAACAGTGGGGCGAAGCTGTAAGTGATTACTATCACAAATATTTCAAGAGGTCATATGCAGCAGATGGACTTGTCTTCCTTGCCTTCGTCTGCACTTTCATTCTGTCGGTCCTCTCTTCATATGCTCTGCCCAAGAAGTTTTAG
- the LOC109947443 gene encoding CASP-like protein 4D1 encodes MDASLLSSTSMRIITLVLRIVTAVTLLASLGLLLIISHPVKDLNERGEVKETWIMRFYHRVPFRYTAATIIIGAAYSIFQIVCAIIRLAKRNEGNVMLDFFGEEVLSKLLVSGAVAGFLGSSELVKAWEEYGVNREDINSFTNKTYAANGLVLLSFVFSFVLSVLSSYALARNISLSET; translated from the exons ATGGACGCATCACTGCTTTCCTCCACAAGTATGCGGATTATTACTCTTGTATTGAGGATCGTGACCGCCGTCACACTGCTTGCGTCCCTCGGGCTCCTCCTCATCATATCTCATCCAGTAAAAGATCTCAACGAACGCGGAGAGGTTAAGGAAACTTGGATCATGCGCTTTTATCACAGAGTTCCATTCCG ATATACGGCTGCAACGATTATTATTGGAGCTGCATATTCAATCTTCCAGATCGTATGTGCAATTATCCGCTTAGCCAAAAGAAATGAAGGGAATGTCATGTTGGATTTCTTCGGTGAGGAG GTTTTGTCGAAATTATTAGTTTCAGGAGCTGTTGCAGGGTTTCTTGGGTCGTCAGAGCTGGTGAAAGCTTGGGAAGAGTATGGCGTGAATAGAGAAGACATAAACTCGTTTACGAACAAGACATATGCAGCAAATGGACTTGTCCTCCTTAGTTTCGTCTTCAGTTTTGTATTATCGGTTCTCTCTTCATATGCACTCGCCAGGAATATATCACTTTCAGAGACATAA
- the LOC18787242 gene encoding heat shock cognate 70 kDa protein isoform X2, with product MEGEDKAGHAIGIDLGTTYSCVAVWQHDNIEVIVNDQGNRTTPSYVAFTNTERLIVDAAYNLVIRNPTNTIFDAKRLIGRRFSDECVQNDMKHWPFKVIQGPDDKPKIVVTHMGVEKQFSAEEISSLVLVKMREIAEAYLGSTVKNAVITVPAYFNDSQRQATKNAGASAGLNVMRIINEPTAAAIAYGLDRKSGWYSKRNVMIFDFGGGTLDVSLLTIADSVFEVRATSGDTHLGGGDLDNRMVNYCVKQFNRKHKVDISGNSKALMRLRNACEKAKRRLSFMSETDIDIDIDCLDRGVDFCLNITRAKFEQLNMDFFEKCMEPVEKCLKDATMDVSSIHDVVLAGGSSRIPKVQQLLQDVFKGKELCKGINPDEAVAYGAAVQASVLSGGNLTGKLQDFTLLDVTLLSLGVETTVGPHMSVVIPRNTRIPVKKKNVFYTIYDNQKTVSFPIFEGESKTTTENNFLGSFCLKDIPPAPAGVPGFKVCFEIDANGILSVSAEDKSTGQKKGITFNRDRRTSEGIETLP from the exons ATGGAGGGAGAAGATAAAGCGGGCCATGCAATCGGGATTGACCTAGGGACAACATACTCTTGTGTGGCTGTGTGGCAGCATGATAATATAGAAGTTATAGTGAATGATCAGGGCAACAGGACCACTCCTTCTTATGTTGCTTTCACAAATACTGAGCGCTTGATTGTTGATGCTGCATACAATCTGGTAATAAGAAACCCCACCAACACCATCTTCG ACGCAAAAAGGTTAATTGGTAGGAGGTTCAGTGATGAATGTGTTCAAAATGATATGAAGCATTGGCCATTCAAGGTCATTCAAGGTCCTGATGATAAGCCAAAGATTGTGGTTACCCACATGGGCGTAGAGAAACAATTCTCTGCTGAAGAAATCTCATCTCTGGTTCTTGTAAAAATGCGGGAGATTGCTGAGGCCTATCTTGGTTCAACTGTGAAAAATGCAGTTATCACGGTCCCTGCCTACTTTAACGACTCACAGCGACAGGCTACGAAAAATGCAGGTGCTAGTGCTGGGCTAAATGTGATGCGTATCATCAATGAGCCGACTGCTGCAGCCATTGCTTATGGGCTTGACAGGAAGTCCGGTTGGTATAGCAAGAGAAATGTGAtgatatttgattttggtgGTGGTACTTTGGATGTTTCACTACTTACCATAGCTGATAGTGTCTTTGAAGTGAGGGCCACTTCTGGAGACACTCATCTAGGAGGTGGTGACTTGGATAACAGAATGGTGAATTATTGTGTTAAGCAATTCAATAGGAAGCATAAAGTGGACATTAGTGGAAACTCCAAGGCTCTTATGAGGTTAAGAAATGCTTGTGAGAAGGCGAAGAGGAGGCTTTCATTTATGTCTGAGACTGACATTGACATTGACATTGATTGTTTGGATCGGGGTGTTGATTTCTGCTTAAATATTACCCGTGCCAAATTCGAGCAACTCAACATGGATTTCTTTGAAAAATGCATGGAGCCTGTGGAGAAGTGTTTGAAGGATGCTACTATGGATGTAAGCAGCATCCATGATGTTGTCCTTGCTGGTGGCTCTTCTAGGATCCCCAAGGTCCAACAACTATTGCAGGATGTGTTCAAGGGGAAGGAGCTGTGCAAGGGCATTAATCCTGATGAGGCTGTGGCATATGGTGCTGCTGTTCAAGCTTCCGTCTTGAGTGGTGGGAATCTAACTGGGAAGCTTCAAGACTTCACTCTTTTGGATGTCACCCTTCTCTCACTTGGTGTGGAGACTACTGTAGGACCTCACATGTCAGTTGTGATTCCAAGAAACACCAGAATTCCTgtcaagaagaagaatgttttTTATACGATCTATGACAACCAAAAGACTGTCTCGTTCCCCATTTTTGAGGGTGAGAGTAAAACAACCACGGAAAATAACTTTTTAGGCTCATTTTGCCTGAAGGACATTCCTCCAGCCCCAGCGGGTGTTCCTGGATTTAAAGTTTGCTTTGAAATTGATGCGAATGGTATCCTGAGTGTCTCTGCGGAGGATAAGTCTACCGGCCAAAAGAAGGGTATTACATTCAACCGTGACAGAAGAACTTCTGAAGGAATTGAGACATTGCCTTAA
- the LOC18787242 gene encoding probable mediator of RNA polymerase II transcription subunit 37c isoform X1, with protein MEGEDKAGHAIGIDLGTTYSCVAVWQHDNIEVIVNDQGNRTTPSYVAFTNTERLIVDAAYNLVIRNPTNTIFDAKRLIGRRFSDECVQNDMKHWPFKVIQGPDDKPKIVVTHMGVEKQFSAEEISSLVLVKMREIAEAYLGSTVKNAVITVPAYFNDSQRQATKNAGASAGLNVMRIINEPTAAAIAYGLDRKSGWYSKRNVMIFDFGGGTLDVSLLTIADSVFEVRATSGDTHLGGGDFDNRMVNYCVEQFKRKHKVDISGNPRALARLRNACEKAKRRLSFMSEIDIDIDCLNQGIDFCLTISRAKFEQLNMDFFEKCMQPVEKCLEDANMDISSIHDVVLAGGSSRIPKVQQLLQEVFNGKELCKGINPDEAIAYGAAVEAAVLSGGNLTGKLQDVTLLDVTPVSLGVATSLSTGERDIMTVVIPRNTRIPVMKKVVLVTSQDNQSSVPFRVYEGESTTVKNNNFLGEFYLNDIPPAPQGVPKFETCFDIDENGILSVSAKDMSTGQKKGITFNSDRRNCEGIETDLK; from the exons ATGGAGGGAGAAGATAAAGCGGGCCATGCAATCGGGATTGACCTAGGGACAACATACTCTTGTGTGGCTGTGTGGCAGCATGATAATATAGAAGTTATAGTGAATGATCAGGGCAACAGGACCACTCCTTCTTATGTTGCTTTCACAAATACTGAGCGCTTGATTGTTGATGCTGCATACAATCTGGTAATAAGAAACCCCACCAACACCATCTTCG ACGCAAAAAGGTTAATTGGTAGGAGGTTCAGTGATGAATGTGTTCAAAATGATATGAAGCATTGGCCATTCAAGGTCATTCAAGGTCCTGATGATAAGCCAAAGATTGTGGTTACCCACATGGGCGTAGAGAAACAATTCTCTGCTGAAGAAATCTCATCTCTGGTTCTTGTAAAAATGCGGGAGATTGCTGAGGCCTATCTTGGTTCAACTGTGAAAAATGCAGTTATCACGGTCCCTGCCTACTTTAACGACTCACAGCGACAGGCTACGAAAAATGCAGGTGCTAGTGCTGGGCTAAATGTGATGCGTATCATCAATGAGCCGACTGCTGCAGCCAT AGCTTATGGGCTTGACAGGAAGTCCGGTTGGTATAGCAAGAGAAATGTGAtgatatttgattttggtgGTGGTACTTTGGATGTTTCACTTCTTACCATAGCTGATAGTGTCTTTGAAGTGAGGGCCACTTCTGGAGACACTCATCTAGGAGGAGGTGACTTTGATAACAGAATGGTGAATTATTGTGTTGAGCAATTCAAGAGGAAGCATAAAGTAGACATTAGTGGAAACCCAAGGGCTCTTGCGAGGTTAAGAAATGCCTGTGAGAAGGCGAAGAGGAGGCTTTCATTTATGTCTGAGATTGACATTGACATTGATTGTTTGAATCAGGGTATTGATTTCTGCTTGACTATTTCACGTGCCAAATTCGAGCAACTCAACATGGATTTCTTTGAAAAATGCATGCAGCCTGTTGAAAAGTGTTTGGAGGATGCAAATATGGACATAAGCAGCATCCATGATGTTGTCCTTGCCGGTGGCTCATCTAGGATCCCCAAGGTGCAACAGCTTTTGCAGGAGGTGTTCAACGGGAAGGAGCTGTGCAAGGGCATTAATCCTGACGAGGCTATCGCATACGGTGCCGCTGTTGAAGCTGCAGTCTTGAGTGGTGGGAATCTAACTGGGAAGCTTCAAGACGTCACACTCTTGGATGTCACCCCTGTGTCACTTGGGGTGGCGACTTCACTCTCTACGGGTGAGAGAGATATTATGACAGTTGTGATTCCAAGAAACACCAGAATTCCTGTCATGAAGAAGGTGGTATTAGTTACTTCCCAGGACAACCAATCTTCTGTCCCCTTTCGCGTTTATGAGGGTGAGAGTACAACtgttaaaaataataactttTTAGGTGAATTTTACCTTAATGACATTCCTCCAGCTCCCCAAGGTGTTCCTAAATTTGAAACATGCTTTGACATTGATGAAAATGGGATTCTAAGCGTCTCTGCGAAGGACATGTCCACCGGCCAGAAGAAGGGGATTACATTCAACAGTGACCGAAGAAATTGTGAAGGAATTGAGACTGATCTAAAATAG